The sequence GGCGTCCCGTGGTACCTCATCGAGGATAATCCCGAGACGTTTCCGAATCTGACTGCCATCGCGGAGGAGGGGGCCGGCGGTCCGATGGACAGTATCGTCCCACCGGAATCGTCGGCGTGCTGGCCGTCGCTCACGACGGGCGTCAATCCCGGTAAGACCGGCGTTTACGGCTTCCAGGACCGTGAAGTCGGCACCTACGACACCTACGTCCCGATGGGACGCGACGTACAGGCGACGCGGCTGTGGGACCGTGTCCAGGAGGCCGGACGCGAGGCGACCGTGATGAACGTCCCCGTGACGTTCCCGCCGTCCCGGGAAGTTCAGCGGATGGTCTCCGGGTTCCTCTCGCCGGCAGTGGATACGGCCTCGCACCCGCCGGACTTTGCCGACTACCTCGAGTCCATCGGCTATCGCATCGACGTCGACGCGAAACTCGGTCACGAGGCGGACAAATCGGCGTTCATCGAGGACGCACACGACACCCTCGACGCACGGTACGAGGCCTTCGAGCACTTCGTCGAGGCGGACGACTGGGACCTCTTTTTCGGTGTCTTCATGACCACTGACCGGGTCAACCACTTCCTCTTCGAGGATTACGAGCGCGATGGCGAGTATCGCGAGGCCTTCCTGGAATTCTATCGGACCGTCGACGAGTACATCGGGGCCATCCGCGAGGCGCTGGCCGATGACGTCAC is a genomic window of Halanaeroarchaeum sp. HSR-CO containing:
- a CDS encoding alkaline phosphatase family protein, producing MGLFDRLRGGDGPRVAFIGIDGVPWYLIEDNPETFPNLTAIAEEGAGGPMDSIVPPESSACWPSLTTGVNPGKTGVYGFQDREVGTYDTYVPMGRDVQATRLWDRVQEAGREATVMNVPVTFPPSREVQRMVSGFLSPAVDTASHPPDFADYLESIGYRIDVDAKLGHEADKSAFIEDAHDTLDARYEAFEHFVEADDWDLFFGVFMTTDRVNHFLFEDYERDGEYREAFLEFYRTVDEYIGAIREALADDVTLVVASDHGFTTLDYEVHFNTWLEQEGWLSYEDDEHEDLSDIADDTTAYSFIPGRFYINLEGREPRGSVPEYEYEAVRASLKESLLGLEGPDGRAVVERVVEKEDAFEGEHDDIAPDLVAIPNDGFDLKAGFKPHDAVFDHGPRNGMHTFAEATLLVDDPDVEVPVGTDLFDLAPTLLDMLEVDYDRGDFDGTSLT